A genomic region of Alnus glutinosa chromosome 11, dhAlnGlut1.1, whole genome shotgun sequence contains the following coding sequences:
- the LOC133882405 gene encoding uncharacterized protein LOC133882405 isoform X1, whose translation MALRSGSLSRSLISTARASSLRSSRPLPRTRLPSLAAPRVQSRRRLPFAAVPRNLGELGCTQSFLPLTLATGLTSHLAANVRAFCELSHGFAWREILCQGYSCGFSFHPQSAFIWGTST comes from the exons ATGGCTTTGCGCTCAGGATCGCTGTCTCGGTCGCTAATCTCGACCGCCAGGGCTTCGTCGCTCCGCTCGTCGCGGCCTCTCCCCCGCACCCGCCTGCCGTCACTCGCCGCTCCGCGCGTGCAGTCCCGCCGCCGCCTCCCCTTCGCTGCTGTCCCCAG GAACTTGGGAGAATTGGGATGCACACAATCATTTCTGCCACTCACATTGGCCACAGGCCTCACATCTCACCTTGCTGCCAACGTGCGGGCTTTCTGTGAGCTGTCTCATG GTTTTGCTTGGAGGGAAATTTTGTGTCAAGGTTATTCTTGTGGATTCTCATTCCATCCCCAATCAGCTTTCATTTGGGGAACAA GTACTTGA
- the LOC133882405 gene encoding uncharacterized protein LOC133882405 isoform X2, translating into MALRSGSLSRSLISTARASSLRSSRPLPRTRLPSLAAPRVQSRRRLPFAAVPRNLGELGCTQSFLPLTLATGLTSHLAANVRAFCELSHGTFRRTCQDR; encoded by the exons ATGGCTTTGCGCTCAGGATCGCTGTCTCGGTCGCTAATCTCGACCGCCAGGGCTTCGTCGCTCCGCTCGTCGCGGCCTCTCCCCCGCACCCGCCTGCCGTCACTCGCCGCTCCGCGCGTGCAGTCCCGCCGCCGCCTCCCCTTCGCTGCTGTCCCCAG GAACTTGGGAGAATTGGGATGCACACAATCATTTCTGCCACTCACATTGGCCACAGGCCTCACATCTCACCTTGCTGCCAACGTGCGGGCTTTCTGTGAGCTGTCTCATGGTACCTTCCGTCGTACTTGTCAGGATCGCTAG